CGCCCTCCAAGAGCGCGGCATAGAGCGCCCAGGGGTGGCGGGGGTTGAGGATGCGGACCAGCTCGTTCATCAGATCCGGGTTGATGTGGGCCAAATCCATGATGGCGCCGTGGTGGGCTGGCAGCTCTTCCGCGGCCATCTCGGTGGGCAATGCGGGCGTGAATGCGGGCAGATGGACCTCGAGCGGAAAGCGCAGGGCCCAGGGGACGGAGGTGGTGCGTCCAAATGCCTCACCCGTCATGAAGTCGGCCAGCCGGCCCAGCAGCATTCCCAATGGCGCCACCACCGCCAGGTGATCTGTCAGGTTCAGGAAGGACACGTGATGCTTTCGCGCTTGGAACGCGGTGAAGACAATCAAGCCCAGCAGCCCACCGAAGAACGAGGCCTGATTCACGTTCATCTTCAGCAGGAGCGACAGATCCCCGGAGACGTGGGGCCAGTCATAGAGGAAGGCGTACCCCAGCCGGCCGCCCGCGAGCACGCCCAGCAGGGCCCCGAAGATGACGAACTCGGGGAGCTCGCGCCGCTGGAGGGCCAGCTGTCCTCGGGCGGAGAAGCGGCGCAGCAGCCACAGGGCCAAGGCAAAGCTTGCCAGATAGGCCAGCCCATGCCACCGAAAGGTGAACACGTCTTGGCCACCCTCCTGGTAGCGGTAGACGTTGGCGGGCAGATCGAGAAGAGGGAAGGTGGACATGGCGCGAACCGGGAGGCTGAGGGGAGACACGAACCACGAGGGCGTATGCAAAGTCAGATACGCCCTCGCGGCTCATTTCACGGCTGGAAGACCAGTGGACTAGTTGAAGTCCGCGGGGTTGATCGACGTGGGTTGCTTACCCACGATCTTCCTGAACTCGAGGACGTAGGCGCCATTCGAGTCCTTCGAGATTCTCTGGTACCGCAGCCCGTCCAGCTTGCCCTCGTCGACCAGCTTGTTCCAGTCGTTGCCATGCACGCGGATGGTCGCCACCGGCGCGCAGCAGTTGTACTTCACGTCCTTGGTGATGACACCCGAGGACCAGGTAATGGTCGCGCAACTCTGCTCGTAGGCGCCCAAGGCCACGGTCGCGCCGCCCTGGTTGAGGGTCTGGAAGCAAGCGGGCTCAGAGGTCTGGCCCACGGCGGTGCCCTGCATGAGGCAGAGACCCACCACGGCGGCTG
The DNA window shown above is from Hyalangium minutum and carries:
- the lgt gene encoding prolipoprotein diacylglyceryl transferase, producing the protein MSTFPLLDLPANVYRYQEGGQDVFTFRWHGLAYLASFALALWLLRRFSARGQLALQRRELPEFVIFGALLGVLAGGRLGYAFLYDWPHVSGDLSLLLKMNVNQASFFGGLLGLIVFTAFQARKHHVSFLNLTDHLAVVAPLGMLLGRLADFMTGEAFGRTTSVPWALRFPLEVHLPAFTPALPTEMAAEELPAHHGAIMDLAHINPDLMNELVRILNPRHPWALYAALLEGAVLFCVLFALRQRMRSLAEGVLSGVFLLGYGVLRLGVDFFREPSLGDPLQLGLTLEQWLCIPLLLAGVGLLGLSRAASRVYTPVTVS